The genomic DNA CATCCCCCGATGAATGGCCTTGGCTCCAATACGTCGGTTGCTGACGGCTACAACTTGGCCTGGAAACTCAAGCTTCTGTTGGAAGGCAAAGCCGGGCCCGAACTGCTTCAGAGCTATGAGCTGGAGCGTCAGCCGGTGGGCGAGCGTATCGTCAATCGTGCCTGGGATTCGGCGATGGGCTTCTGGGGCCGCTTCTATTCCGAGTTCCTTGGTGTCAGCCCTGGCGCCACGCCAGACGAGGTCAAGAATTCGCTGCTCCAACTGCATGAGGACAGTCCGGAAGGTGATGCCCGACGCGCTGGGTTCGAACGGCTCAAAGAAGAGGTGCTGGACCCGGCCTTCAACGCGCTGGGAATCGAGCTGGGGTATCGCTATCGGGCTGGCGCGCGGGTAGACGACGGTTCGCAAGAGCCACAACTCGATGGTCATCCAGACGTCGCCTACATGCCAACGACCTGGCCAGGCGCGCGTCTGCCGCACGCATGGATCGAGAAGGGACGGCGGCGTATCTCCACGCTGGATCTGGTCGGACGCGGTCAGTTCGTACTGCTCACTGGCCGCGGCGGCGGCGCCTGGTTCGAGGCGGCGCAAGCAGCCCTGCTCGGCACAGGTGTGCGGGTGAACGTCATACAGATCGATAGCCGTTTCGGCGCCGTACGTGACCCCCTGGGCTACTGGGCGCGTGTGCGCGGTACGGGCAGCGATGGCGCCGTGCTGGTCAGGCCGGACGGACATGTTGCCTGGCGTGCGCAGAGTTCGGCCGGCGCCGCTGAATTACCGTCGGTCATGGCGCAATTGCTCGATACGGGGCATGCCTCGGATAGCGAGCAGGTGCCGCAGCGGCCTGACCTTGCGCGCGCAGCGCACGGCTGAATCCTGGAGAGCCTGATGATGAGCAGTAAAACCTTGGTCGACGCGTGGATCGATGTCCATGCGCACTTCAGTCCGCCGCGCTCGGTCGAGCAACGTTCGGCGATGTGGCAGGCCCTGCAACAGGATCACTGGTCGGGCGAGCAGCCACCGGACTGGTCGTTGGACGACCGTCTTGCCTACATGGACAAGGTCGGCATCAGCATGCAGATGCTCAGCTTGGTGCCGACCAGCCACGCGGCGCTGGAAGCGAGCAACCGCTACGGCGCTGAATGGGTAGCCCGACACCCGGCCCGTTTCGGCCTGCTGGCTGGCCTACCCACCGACGATACCGAAGCCGCTCTGCGGGAACTGGCACGGGCCGAAGCATTGGATGCCGATGGGTTTGCGGTGTATTGCCAGTACAACGGCGTATTTCTCTCCGATCCACGCCTGGAATCGCTTTGGGCCGCGCTCGATGAGCGCGCAGCGGTGGTGTTCGTACACCCTGACCACGCCGTGCCGGGGCAGTTCTCCCGACCCGGCGTATTGCTGGAGGTTGCCTATCAGACCGCCAGTGTTATCACTGACATGCTCTATGCCGGGATGTTCAGGCGCTACCCGTCGATCCGCTTCATCCTCGCCCATTGTGGTGGTGCGCTGCCGGCGTTGTCGGGACGCTTGATTCTGCTCGGCAATGAGTCCTGGGTGCCCAACCCGCAACGCATATCCCAGCAGGAGATGCGCGAGCAACTGGCGGCGCTTTATCTGGACACCGCGATGACCGGATCGCAGCAGAGCCTGTCGGCGGGTCTTGCGATGACATGCGCCGAACACCTGGTGTACGGCTCGGATTGCGGGGCGCCCTGTACGACCGAGCACACGGCCATCGCCAATATCCAGCAGTTGCTGGCGTTCAGTGGACTACGGCGCGAGCAAATCGAGCAGATCGGCCGCAATGCCCTGGCGTTGTTCCCAAAAGCCGCAATGAGGATTCAAGACGCGCAATAACGAGCGGGTAACGGTACCGGGCAGGTTGTAGCGAGGTGTTCCACGACGCATCGCTGTTGGTCGCCAACGCCTGTGACCGGTGCAACAAAACAAAAATAATAATCGAGGTAACTTCCATGCGCGTACAACCCACACTACGTTTCGTTCCTGCTCTGGCTGGACTGACAGTCGCTTTCATAATGAGCACCGCACTGGCCGGCGAGACACCCATCTATGGTGGCCCGATTGGTGGGACCGACATCGGCGCCGCTTATCTGCCCCCACAGCCGGGGCTCTACATGGGCGCCGGTTACATCGGCGTGACCTCCGATGACTTCCGGGACGTCAACGGTGACAAGGTGCCGCTCGACACCGGTTTTGATGCGTCGGCCGGCGTGGTCGGGTTCAACTACGTCTACGACGCCAAGATATTCGGCGGCAGCGTCGCCACTTCGGCACAGTTCGGTTACGGTCGCCGCTGCATTCGTTTTGGCGAGCGCCATTGCAGTTCTGGCGCCGCCGATATCTATAGCGACCTGTTCTTCTGGAGCAAGTACTTGGGTGGAGGCGAGGCGGGCAATGCCGGACTTGCGCCGTTGCCTTACGGCCTGACCATCGGTGGTGGTCTTGGCATTACGATGCCCACTGGGAGTTATGACAAGCACGAGCCGGTCAATACCGGTGGCAACACCTGGATCGTTTCGCCGAACCTGGCCGTGAGCTACCTGACCGGTCCGAAATATTCGTTGGGGGGCGATGGAACCGAATTCAGTGCTCGGTTGTTCTACTCTATGCCGCAAAAAAACCATGACACCGATTTCGACGCCGGGACAGTGGTCAATCTGGACTGGGCGATTACCGAGCGTTATGGAAATTGGCAGGTCGGCCTTGCCGGACAGCAAGCCAAGCAGATTGACGGCGACAAGCTGCCCAATGGTCTGCGAACCAACGACAGCAAGTTTTCGTCAGGCTCGGTCGGCCCGGTGGTCAGCGTGTTTCTGCCGAGCATCGGTAGCCAGCTCAAGGTAAAAGCGGCGGCCAACTACGATGCAGAAAACACCTTCTCGGGTTACAGCCTAGTGATGATCATGGGTTGGAAAGTCTTCTGAGACCATTTGCGTCACGTTTTTCGACAAGGCCGGTGCAGAGTTACCGGCTTTGTCGTGCGCGTGCTTGACGGCTTTTTCCATGGACATCGACGGGCATATTGCTGATAAAGCTGATGGACGCCTCTGCGGCGGTGCGTTAGTTTGGCGTAACAACAATAAACAGGCACGTGATGCCTCGCTGCTGTCGCAGCTGGAGAAAGCGTATGTCTCAGCTAGCCAATGCTATTGCTCAGGACCCGATAACGCTTGATCAAGGACTCTTCAAGTACCGCGACGAGGTACTGTGGTCGCTTTCCAATCCGGCGCGTTACTTGCCTTCGGAAGCATTCGATCTTCTCCTTCGTTCCATTCGACTTTCTGCCGCCGTGCCGGGCCATGCCAACCTTACCGCTCCCTTTGGCGTGGATGTCCGTTACGGAGCGGATACCTTCGTGATCTACGAGGCCTACCGAGGCCAGTGCGTCGTTTCGTTCGATGCGCCGGTAGAGCCTATGAATTTCTGCCAGGGCGACATGTTGGTGCTGCCTTTTCATACGCATCATCGGATCATGGCGCCGGACCATACGCCTTGTATTGATATCCGTGATTTGATGGCCGCGCAAGTGGAGCCTCATGTAACGGATTCCCAAGGCCACCCTTCACTTGGCCTTTTGCTTGATCAACAGGTCAACTATGGCGGCGGCGGTGAGTTGTTCGAGCTGCGCATGGTCATTATGTTCGTCGACAAGCAAACCTCAGGCGCTTTGATCAACGGCCTGCCCGGGCCGATGTTGCTCAAGGGGTTCGCGGACAAGCATCGTTCATTTCTCAACGCTATCCATGACGAGCTGGATGTACAGCGCGGGAGTCGGTCCGTCACGCAACCCGCGGCAATCCGGCTAGCCGAGGCGTTGCTGACCATCGCTCTCAAGGAGGCCACTTCACAACCGGATACGGGGCCTATCTACAACGGACTGGCCGATCCCGCTGTCGCTCGGGTAATTTCGGCAGTGCTCAAGGAACCTCAAAAGGACTGGGGTCTACAGGATCTGGTCGAGGTCGCCCATGTTTGCCGCTCGGCGTTGAACAGCCGCTTCATGGCCTCGGTCGGTATGTCGCCGCGGCACTTCGTCTCCCATGTGCGCTTGGCTCGAGCCAGCGAGATGTTGACAGAGACTACGCTGAGCATTGCGTCAATCACTGAGCGATCCAACTACAGCTCGGAAGCCGCATTCAACCGTGCTTTTCGTAAATGGTGCGGTCTGACGCCAGGAGCGGTTAGGGCTGCTGCTACTTCTGTCTCAAAGTTAGCTCCCAGCTGAGCGTTGGCTGGCCGCCCGAGCCGATATCCGTTTGGTGCGGCTGTTCTCTGATCCACGCCTTATTTTGTAGATGCTGAACGACCGACCGAAAGGAGTCCGTTGAGCGATCAATCATACGTTGGATGGCAACGCCAGCGAATTGATGATGGGGTGCGGCTTAGGTCGGTTGCAGTTTCCGGATACGGACCATTGAACTCACAGGGACGCTACAGCAGGAGCAACTGCAGACTCCATCTAATTATCCAAGAAATAATGAACTGTCCAGATCGGGCGCTTGCCGTCCGATTGGCTACGGATAGAAGGAAATGGCAGAGCCTGGAATCCTGCCTGCTTGACCCTTGCTACTGCGTAAAAAGGAGTCCAAAATTAAGTCTTTTTCCGCTTCGGCAAGGAAATAAACCCCTTAGATTTCAATGGGTCGGACGCCAGATGCGAGTCTCGTTTCCCGCTCCAAGATGTCTAGTCCTGAAATAGGTTTACACCTGTTTCAGTCTCAAAACGCCCGATGCACCGCATCGGGCGTTTTGTATTTCAGGGCCAAATGAGGTCGCTTACGGTTATAGATTTCTATCGATTCCTCAACCATGCGCTTGGCTTGGGCGAGGTCTTTGGGACGGTGTAAAAGAAATTCTGTTTTCAGAATCCCATTCACTCGTTCCGCTAGGGCATTCTGGTAGCAGTCGTAGCCATCCGTCATCGAACACCTGACGCCATGCTTGGCGTGCAGCTTTTGGTAGAGATCAGAGCAGTATTGCGAGCCCCGATCGGAGTGATGTACCAGTGGCTGATTGGTTCTTCGGTGTCGAAGAGCTTTCGTCATCGCCCGGATGACTGACTCGGTATGCAGGCTTTCATGCACATGATGGCCGACTATTTTGCGCGAGAACGCATCAGTGACCAGACTTACGTAAGCGACGCTTTGCTCGGTCGGTAAATAGGTTATATCCGCCACCCACACCTGTTCCGGGCCGGTGGCAGTGACTTGGTCAGGGCCGGGCTTGAGCCGATTCGGATGTCGACGGAAGCGATGATGACTGTCGGTAGTCTTGTGATAAGCGCGTTTGCGTGGGACCAGTTGTCGATGGTCTCGCAGAATATCGAACAATCGATCTCGGCCTACCGTTTGCGTTAGTTCAGGTTCGGCTTGCATTAGCCCATGCAGCTTACGGGTGCCCAACCGAGGCATTTCAAGGCGTGCCTCCAGCACAAACCCCAGCACCTTTTGCGCATGGCTAGCTTGCGCGTCGTAAGCTCGATTGCGCTTGTAATACGCCTGCCGTGAGATGCCCAGAAACTGGCAAGCCCTGGTGACACTCAGGCCTTCGATTTGCCCTTGGCTGAGGACTTGCCGGATCGCTTTTTTACGACAGAAACACCGTAATCGTTTTTCAGCACGTCAACGACAGCTTCAAAAAATTGGGCTTTCTGGTTGGCAAGGGCCAGCTTTTCTTCCAGCTCCTTGATTCGCTGCTCTGGTGTCAGCGGCAAATTTGGCTCGGCCATCGGTCGGTTCCTCTGGGCACGAATGGAGGCGCCTTGGCTCCAGTCCTGCCGCCCATGCTTGCGTAACCATACCAACACAGTCGACCGGCCCTGAATCCCATAACGCCGTTGAGCCTCTTTATAACTCAGTTCGCCCTTTTCAACCTGATCGACAACCGCCAATTTAAAGCCCAGCGTGTAATCACGCTGACTACGCCTTCTTCCTGAATCCATTGGTTCCTCCTGAGGATAGGTCAGAAGGTGTAAACCTTATTCAGGACGAGACAAGATTCAGGAAAAAGCCATTCAGATGAGTGGCTTTTTTTGTGAAATGCCAGCGCTCCTGTCGACAGGCGACAGCGCCTTCATTAGACCCGTTATTGAAACGCAAGTCTGCGGGCCTGCTTGGCATCGAGCTGAGTTGATCGCGGTCGGAACCGACGCAGATGCTCGAAAACAGGTTGATGTTATCTCGCGCTACTGGCGCGCAGTTAACAGCTGGCGCGTAACGATGAAAATCGAACGCTCTTGCTTTTCAACTCGCACAATGATGGCAAGTTGACGGTGCCCGCGGTATAGCGGGCACCGCTTCCTACATGGGGAAAAGGCTTACACGCCTGCTTACCAGCTGTAACTCACTTTGGCGGTAATCTCGCGACCTGGGTTGTAGAAGTTCGCTGTGCCGGAACCGACCACGTGCTGCTCATCCAGCAGGTTGCTGACGTTCACCGCAAGGTCGGTGCCCTTGGCGATCTCGTAGTTGAAGGCGGCGTCGAACAGCGTGGTGCCATCGCTTTTGCCGGAGTTGGCTGCATCGAAGTAATAAGAGCCGACGTAGCGCGCACCCAAGCCAACGCTGACATCAGTGCCAGGCACGTCGTAATAACTCCAGAGCGAAGCGGAATGCTTGGGTGCCGTGGTGAACTCATTACCCTTCAGGGAGCTGCCGTCGTACAACGAACCGCGTAGTACCTCGGACTCCATATAGGAGTAGCCACCAATCAGGCTGAGGTTCCGCGTCACCTGCGCCTTGGCCTCCAGGTCGAGGCCACGCGCCCGCGATTCGCCCACCGTCTGTTGCTCAATGATGCCGCTCGGCAGCACCACGGCGATGGTGACGTTTTCCTGGGTCAAGTCATAAACGGCTGCGGAGAACAGTGCGTCCATCCCCATCGGCGAATACTTCACGCCCACTTCGTACTGCCTGCCTGTCTGCGGTGTTACGCCAACCTGAGGCGGCGAGACGGATTCCACCATGCTCACATAGGTGGACACCTCATCGTTGACGATATAGGTCAACGCACCTCGGTAGGAGGTTTCGGAGAAGTTGTCTTTCTCAGTGGATTGCAAGCCTTTGCTGGTAAGGTCCATCGAGTCGTTGCGCATACCCGCGGTGACGATGAAACGCTCGTAGAACGATAGGTTCTGCTGAAGGAACACGGCCTTGGTGGTCGCGTCTCGCTTGTTGACGGCATACGGCATGATTGAGCGTGGAACGCCAGTAAACACGGGATTTGCAATGTCAATCGGGGTCGTCAGGGCGTAGACCGAGCTTTCCTTGGTGGTCGAATCGAGGTACTCCACGCCCACCAGGCTGCTGCTGTCGATGTTCTCGAAGCGGGCATCGTATTGCAGCATCAGATTGCCGTTGAACTGGTCGGCCTCACTGTCCGTTCCAAACAGATACCGGTCAACGGTAGTACCGACACGTGCGGCGCTGTCGCTGATGTAAACGTAGCCAAAATCATCGGTCAATTTGCTGTAACGCAGATTGCTGCGCAGTACGAAGCCGTTGTCGAAGTCATGGGTGACGTTACCGCTGAGGCTGGTGCGCTCTACATCGTGAAAGTTGTAGCTGGGCTCACCATAAAACTTGCTGCGGTCGTATTCCTTGTCCAGCGGATAGCCGCCACTGTTGGGCGAACTTTCAGTTTTCAGATAGTCCAGAATCACGGTGGCTGACGTGTAATCCGTGGGTGCCCAGGTGAGGCCACCCATCACCAACCGGTTGTCCTCCTGTGAGTGATCGTACTCGCGGTCGCTGTTTTGTCCTTTGGCAGTAAAGCGGCCAGCCAAGGTTTTCTCGTCGTTCAGCGCATCCCCCACATCGATGCCTGTCTCGACATGGTCAAACGAACCGTAGGTCACATAGCCTTGGCCAAACTGCTCGAAGCGCGGCTGTTTGGTCACGAAATTCACCGAACCGCCCGGGTCCGCTGGGCCAAACAGCGTGGAGTTGGCGCCACGCAGAATCTCTATGCGTTCATAGGCGAATGGATCTTCGCGTACGCCGCGCATCGAACTCAGGGTCAAGCCGTCACGGTAGGTAGTAGCCTGGAAGCCCCGGATCTGGAAATAGTCGTTGCGGTCATCCGTACCATAGAAGTCACTGACCACGCCCGGCGTGTATTGCAGCGCCTCTTCCGTGGTACTGACGCTGCGTTGCTCCATTTCCTTGTTGGTAACAACCGACACCGAGGCCGGTGTATTGAGAATGCTGGTTGCCACCTTGCCGCCAACCCAGAGCTCCTTGGCGACCACCGAGTTGGCGTCGTCGTCGGCACTGACCCTGACTTTGGCGTTGATGATGAGGGGGGCAAGGCGGTAGTCCTCGACGTTCGTTGCGTCGAGCTCCAGCGGGCCGACGGGCTTTGGTTGAGGGAACAGTAGATAGGCATTCGGACCTTGCTGTTCGATTTGCAATTCGCTCCCCAGCAGCAACGATGACAGCGCTGCCGACGTATCGAGCGTGCCATTCACGCCAGCAGTGGTGCGGTTCACTACACTCGATGCGTCGAAGGAAAGACTGATGCCAGCCTCGCGCGCAAAGCGGTCAAGCGCCGGTGCCAGTGGGCCGGCAGCGATGTTCCACTGTTTCACTTGATTGCTGTGGTCAGCGCTCGACGTTTGCGCCAGCGATGGCAATGTGTAGCTGCTTACGATCAAACCCAAAATCGCACCGTGCAAGGCACGATTTAATGGATGGCGCTGTGAAACAGGGGACGAACTCATTTTCTCGCTCCAAGAAAGGACATCGGCAGACTGGCCTGTATTCCGGCCTTCCTTAGAGGTCGAACGAGAATGAGAAGCTACCTCATTATTTTTCAGCTAGCACAAAGTTCTGATGGGCTCAGGTGGCAGCGGTCACGGTCACCCAATAACGGGTCCGATAATCAATGTGCAAGTGCAGTGACTGCGCGATCAATGCCAGGACCTGCTCGTTGTCGGCGAGCTGGAAGGTGCCGGAAACGCGACGATTAGCGACCTCTTCGGCGCAGCGCAGTACCCCGGGGCGATAACGCGACAACTCCGCGATGAAATCATTGAGGCGCATATTGCGCGCACTGATCACCCCGTCACCCCAGCTCCATAGATCAAGGCCGTTGTCCCTGAACATTCGGGCGCCACTTGATGTGAACAGCAGGTGATTTCCTGCCTGGACGCTGCGGCTCGCAGGAGTTTGACCGGAGCCGGGGAAAACCGTGACTGATCCTTCCTGAGCCGCGACCAGAGTGCCATCGTCAAGCTCGCGTGCCAGAAAGCGGGAACTCTGGGCGCGCATGAGCCCGTCACGTGATTGCACCCAGAACGGTCGTGCTCGAGGCGAGTGTTGATCCGGGCCGACATTCACGATGATTTCCCCACGTCGCAGGATTATCAGGCGTCGCTGGGCGTCGAAATCGCTGTCGACGGCGCTATCGCTATTGAGCTGGATAAGGCTGCCATCATCGAGTTGGAAGCGTCGTTGCTCGCCGGTACTGCTGCGCTGCTGCGCAAGCATGGCGGGTACGGGTGTATAGTCCCGGCCGAGCCAGGCTGCAGCGCTAACAGTCGCCAATATGCCCAGTAGCTTCAGGCTTTCCCGCCGCGGCATTCCGTGATTGGTACCATTAAGGGTTTGTCGGGCCAGTTGAGCTGGCACGCCTGCGAATTCATCCCCAAGCGTTTCTACACGCTGCCACGCCAACACATGCTCCGGGCGCTGCTGCAGCCAGTGCTCAAAAGTGCGCTGTGTTTGTTCATCGGCTTGATTGAAGCGAAGGCGCACCAGCCATTGGATTGCCTGCTCAACAATGGCCGGATTGAGCGCCTGCGGCTCACGCCTCGACATAACGCAAGCGATAGCAGTGTTGCAGGGCCGTGGCCAGGTCGCGTTCCACCGTCGCGCGGGAAACACCCAGCTTTTCGGCTATTTGCGCGCAGGTTAGACCGTCGAGTCGGGCAAATAAAAATGCCTGGCGAACTCTTGGTTTAAGCATACCGAGCATGCGGTCTATGCGCTCGAGCGCATCAAGAATCATCAGCCGGCTTTCTTCCGAGGGAACCTCATGTTGAGGCAGCAACGTGATGCTTTCCAAGTAGGCACGTTCGAGTTCGCGACGACGATACTGATCAATCATCAGTCCGCGGGCGATACTGCTTAAATAGGCGCGTGGTTCGCGCAAGGGGCTGGACTGACGGGATTTGAGCAGACGTACGAAGGTGTCCTGCGCCAAATCTGCTGCGTTATCGCGACATCCAATGCGTCGGATTAGCCAGCCGTGTAACCACGAGTGGTGGGTTCGATAGAGCAGCCCTAGATCTGCAGTACCTAGTGTTTCATCGCTACGCATCGGAATCCCGGCAGGTGCATGATTGATAATTAATCGCATTCTACTCACGCGATAGGCCTTAGGCAAATACGTGGCGCTCACTGTCCGCTTTTGGGCGAACGCGATCATTCTGTAGAGGCTGCGAGTGAAAGAATGCATTCAGCGTTTAGGAGATTTGAACGCTAGCCACCGAGCACTTTGAATTTCAAAGTGCTCGGTGGCTCCCGCTCGGCTTCAGGAAACAGTAGACCGCCTCGACTGACGACTTAACCCAGGCGTCTTGCCCGTAATGCGCTTGAATGCGCGACTGAACGCGGCCTGAGAGGTATAACCCAAGCGCTGCGCCACCTTTTCAATCGGCAGCCTTTCGAGCGTCAATCACTGGCTCGCAAGCCGCATCCGCAACTCAGTCACGTAGCGCAGTGGGGCCATGCCAATAGTCGCCTGGAAACGGTCTGCGAAGACCGAGCGAGAGGTATTGCATTGCTCCGCCAACTGCGCAACGGTCCAGTCGCGTCCCGGTTGTTGATGGAGCGCGAGAAGCGCGCTTGCCAAGCGTAGGTCGCGTAATGCAGCGACCAGGCCAGAGGCATTGCCGCAGGCGCACTCCACCCAACTGCGAACGACCATGGCGGCCACCACATCGGCCAAACGCGCGAGGATACCGGCGAAGCCGACACGGGCGGCGCTGACCTCGCGTTCCATGGTGGTCAGGATAGGCACCAGCCCGGGGTAACGCTGGCCGCCGGCATCAATCAGCATCAGACCCGGCATCAGCCTGCCAAGGCCATGGATACTGCCCAGTTCAAACTCCATGCAGCCACTGAACAAAATGGTGGTCGGCGTGGGGCTGGCATCGGTTCCGGTATCCACCGCGCTGACCGTATCACCGAGGGGAGCGCCGTCTAAACGGTCGATGTCCTGAACAGGCACGTCCGTATGAGAAAGCAGTTGATGGGCCGCGCCATGGGCGATGAATACGGCGTTGCCGGCAGACAGTGCGTACGTTGTCCCGTCCTCCATCCGCAGCACCGCATTGCCGACCGCCAGGAAGTGAAACCAGGCATGCCCAGGTTTGTCGGCAAAGCTCAGGCCGAAGGCTGGACCGGCTTGGATACGCCGGTACTCGACGCCACGCAGGCGCATTGTTCGGTGTTTTAGTCAAAAAAACGAGTTTTTCGATCATAGATCATCCAGATTCCCGCGCCTAGACTGCGGGTCGCGATTAAGATTGGGAGATCCGTGCAATGAATGACTGTGTTTGTAATGCCGTATCTGACAGCCGGCCCGGCGTCGGGCTGGATGCAGAGCCTGCAACCCCTGCGTGGATGGCAGTGTTCTCGTTGGCAATGGGTGTGTTCGGATTGCTCACCGCTGAGTACCTTCCGGCCAGCCTGTTGACGCCGATGGCTACCGATCTGGGCGTGTCCGAAGCGCTGGCGGGACAGGCGGTAACGGTGACAGCCGTGGTGGCACTGTTCGCGGGCTTGTTGGTGCCAGGCCTGACCCGCGGTATCGACCGCCGCTGGGTGCTGCTGGGTTTTTCCACGTTGATGATCGCATCCAATCTTCTGGTCGCCGTTTCCTCCAGTTTCGCGGTGCTATTGGTGATGCGTATCTTGCTGGGTATCGCCCTCGGCGGATTCTGGAGCATGGCGGCAGCGGTGGCGATGCGCTTGGTACCGGGGGCGTTGTTGCCTCGAGCGCTCTCGATTATTTTCAGCGGCATTGCCGTCGGGACGGTGGTTGCGGTCCCGCTGGGCAGTTACCTGGGCGGCTTATATGGCTGGCGCAGCGCGTTCTTTGCAGCGGCGGCGGTCGGTGTGGTGACCCTGGCTTTCCAGTCGTTCACGCTGCCGCGCCTTGCGCCGCGCACGCCGGCACGCCTGCGCACCGTACTCGAAGTG from Pseudomonas beijingensis includes the following:
- a CDS encoding helix-turn-helix domain-containing protein, yielding MSQLANAIAQDPITLDQGLFKYRDEVLWSLSNPARYLPSEAFDLLLRSIRLSAAVPGHANLTAPFGVDVRYGADTFVIYEAYRGQCVVSFDAPVEPMNFCQGDMLVLPFHTHHRIMAPDHTPCIDIRDLMAAQVEPHVTDSQGHPSLGLLLDQQVNYGGGGELFELRMVIMFVDKQTSGALINGLPGPMLLKGFADKHRSFLNAIHDELDVQRGSRSVTQPAAIRLAEALLTIALKEATSQPDTGPIYNGLADPAVARVISAVLKEPQKDWGLQDLVEVAHVCRSALNSRFMASVGMSPRHFVSHVRLARASEMLTETTLSIASITERSNYSSEAAFNRAFRKWCGLTPGAVRAAATSVSKLAPS
- a CDS encoding FecR domain-containing protein, which gives rise to MSRREPQALNPAIVEQAIQWLVRLRFNQADEQTQRTFEHWLQQRPEHVLAWQRVETLGDEFAGVPAQLARQTLNGTNHGMPRRESLKLLGILATVSAAAWLGRDYTPVPAMLAQQRSSTGEQRRFQLDDGSLIQLNSDSAVDSDFDAQRRLIILRRGEIIVNVGPDQHSPRARPFWVQSRDGLMRAQSSRFLARELDDGTLVAAQEGSVTVFPGSGQTPASRSVQAGNHLLFTSSGARMFRDNGLDLWSWGDGVISARNMRLNDFIAELSRYRPGVLRCAEEVANRRVSGTFQLADNEQVLALIAQSLHLHIDYRTRYWVTVTAAT
- a CDS encoding IS3 family transposase (programmed frameshift); translated protein: MDSGRRRSQRDYTLGFKLAVVDQVEKGELSYKEAQRRYGIQGRSTVLVWLRKHGRQDWSQGASIRAQRNRPMAEPNLPLTPEQRIKELEEKLALANQKAQFFEAVVDVLKNDYGVSVGKKAIRQVLSQGQIEGLSVTRACQFLGISRQAYYKRNRAYDAQASHAQKVLGFVLEARLEMPRLGTRKLHGLMQAEPELTQTVGRDRLFDILRDHRQLVPRKRAYHKTTDSHHRFRRHPNRLKPGPDQVTATGPEQVWVADITYLPTEQSVAYVSLVTDAFSRKIVGHHVHESLHTESVIRAMTKALRHRRTNQPLVHHSDRGSQYCSDLYQKLHAKHGVRCSMTDGYDCYQNALAERVNGILKTEFLLHRPKDLAQAKRMVEESIEIYNRKRPHLALKYKTPDAVHRAF
- a CDS encoding sigma-70 family RNA polymerase sigma factor, which translates into the protein MRSDETLGTADLGLLYRTHHSWLHGWLIRRIGCRDNAADLAQDTFVRLLKSRQSSPLREPRAYLSSIARGLMIDQYRRRELERAYLESITLLPQHEVPSEESRLMILDALERIDRMLGMLKPRVRQAFLFARLDGLTCAQIAEKLGVSRATVERDLATALQHCYRLRYVEA
- a CDS encoding amidohydrolase family protein, whose product is MMSSKTLVDAWIDVHAHFSPPRSVEQRSAMWQALQQDHWSGEQPPDWSLDDRLAYMDKVGISMQMLSLVPTSHAALEASNRYGAEWVARHPARFGLLAGLPTDDTEAALRELARAEALDADGFAVYCQYNGVFLSDPRLESLWAALDERAAVVFVHPDHAVPGQFSRPGVLLEVAYQTASVITDMLYAGMFRRYPSIRFILAHCGGALPALSGRLILLGNESWVPNPQRISQQEMREQLAALYLDTAMTGSQQSLSAGLAMTCAEHLVYGSDCGAPCTTEHTAIANIQQLLAFSGLRREQIEQIGRNALALFPKAAMRIQDAQ
- a CDS encoding SphA family protein, with protein sequence MSTALAGETPIYGGPIGGTDIGAAYLPPQPGLYMGAGYIGVTSDDFRDVNGDKVPLDTGFDASAGVVGFNYVYDAKIFGGSVATSAQFGYGRRCIRFGERHCSSGAADIYSDLFFWSKYLGGGEAGNAGLAPLPYGLTIGGGLGITMPTGSYDKHEPVNTGGNTWIVSPNLAVSYLTGPKYSLGGDGTEFSARLFYSMPQKNHDTDFDAGTVVNLDWAITERYGNWQVGLAGQQAKQIDGDKLPNGLRTNDSKFSSGSVGPVVSVFLPSIGSQLKVKAAANYDAENTFSGYSLVMIMGWKVF
- a CDS encoding MFS transporter, whose amino-acid sequence is MNDCVCNAVSDSRPGVGLDAEPATPAWMAVFSLAMGVFGLLTAEYLPASLLTPMATDLGVSEALAGQAVTVTAVVALFAGLLVPGLTRGIDRRWVLLGFSTLMIASNLLVAVSSSFAVLLVMRILLGIALGGFWSMAAAVAMRLVPGALLPRALSIIFSGIAVGTVVAVPLGSYLGGLYGWRSAFFAAAAVGVVTLAFQSFTLPRLAPRTPARLRTVLEVLRRARASPWVCSVVCWCTAAISRCSPTFGHLSRALPASARKGCH
- a CDS encoding TonB-dependent siderophore receptor, producing the protein MSSSPVSQRHPLNRALHGAILGLIVSSYTLPSLAQTSSADHSNQVKQWNIAAGPLAPALDRFAREAGISLSFDASSVVNRTTAGVNGTLDTSAALSSLLLGSELQIEQQGPNAYLLFPQPKPVGPLELDATNVEDYRLAPLIINAKVRVSADDDANSVVAKELWVGGKVATSILNTPASVSVVTNKEMEQRSVSTTEEALQYTPGVVSDFYGTDDRNDYFQIRGFQATTYRDGLTLSSMRGVREDPFAYERIEILRGANSTLFGPADPGGSVNFVTKQPRFEQFGQGYVTYGSFDHVETGIDVGDALNDEKTLAGRFTAKGQNSDREYDHSQEDNRLVMGGLTWAPTDYTSATVILDYLKTESSPNSGGYPLDKEYDRSKFYGEPSYNFHDVERTSLSGNVTHDFDNGFVLRSNLRYSKLTDDFGYVYISDSAARVGTTVDRYLFGTDSEADQFNGNLMLQYDARFENIDSSSLVGVEYLDSTTKESSVYALTTPIDIANPVFTGVPRSIMPYAVNKRDATTKAVFLQQNLSFYERFIVTAGMRNDSMDLTSKGLQSTEKDNFSETSYRGALTYIVNDEVSTYVSMVESVSPPQVGVTPQTGRQYEVGVKYSPMGMDALFSAAVYDLTQENVTIAVVLPSGIIEQQTVGESRARGLDLEAKAQVTRNLSLIGGYSYMESEVLRGSLYDGSSLKGNEFTTAPKHSASLWSYYDVPGTDVSVGLGARYVGSYYFDAANSGKSDGTTLFDAAFNYEIAKGTDLAVNVSNLLDEQHVVGSGTANFYNPGREITAKVSYSW